A part of Populus alba chromosome 8, ASM523922v2, whole genome shotgun sequence genomic DNA contains:
- the LOC118039942 gene encoding uncharacterized protein isoform X1, translated as MASDSDASRRKHRGSSSDEEVEKSSKRQKHRHHHHRHHRHRSKKHGGDTKQGGEEIAPPTLPPPVPVAYGDRADNDDVEEGEILEEEGFGGVDIKANELREEITDSQNLQGFDKKDNGFVSNQLVVDKFDNDVSFQRDSKAELQDELVSKIDSEDLIKGSLGHKNHTDDKKRHGESRYPSKGSKRKNNRDTDLTEGDDSKLRDWKRSPSSESNEDKHKRARSPSHDKYHDEIHSRSRSVSRDIVRERSRSRSVIEDEALLRRKRHHDRIENDSYDERMSRYSRNLLRNIGDSVRNVDREWSVSYGKSFDGEEWHHNKDAQDRERSWERERERRREKEQERSREREVDRDRRREMENERSKESDWRREKEQDRELDGERRREKGQERSRDRVEEIDRKKRMETDMTKHKNMQRASNRDRDTERERENGRDRYRERDRARDHDSGKERERERRNDRDKEKSRVIKSNSDKFYNSNSNLLGQGRDNLNRDEDDQDDFEERIALKLAEQEEDNLDRIKEESRKRRDAILEKYRNQQLQQLKESGSEDADKNKEPIEGSGQSAAADNVAPETLDGRTDGADVYVIETSFSVGKSPVQNGIQASKRTSGTAGLGEGSPKSERSDEKLCDDIFGETPVGVCKSGKGDEKYCDDIFGETPVGVRKTGKGEGLPIVRSGLHDNWDDPVGYYCHRFGEVLDGRYEIVAAHGKGVFSTVVRAKDLNAGIDEPEEVAIKIIRNNETMRKAGDTEVSILKKLAGQDPENKRHCVRFLSSFKYRNHLCLVFESLHMNLREVLKKFGRDIGLKLTAVRAYAKQLFIALKHLRNCGVLHSDIKPDNMLVNEAKNVLKLCDFGNAMFSGKNEITPYLVSRFYRAPEIILGLSYDHPMDMWSVGCCLYELYSGKVLFPGSTNNDMLRLHMELKGPFPKKMLKKGAFVDQHFDNDLNFHATEEDPVTKKIMKKIIANIKAKDVGSIISGSPGEDPKMLANFKDLLEKIFVLDPEKRMTVYQALAHPFITVFRMAEVKTGDMWSAVLFTGGSFSGMYWFYCKTTCQRRFFSSCNHF; from the exons ATGGCGAGCGATTCCGATGCCTCACGTCGCAAGCACCGAGGATCTTCCTCCGATGAAGAGGTGGAGAAGTCCTCGAAGCGCCAGAAACATCGTCACCATCACCACCGACATCACCGCCATCGTAGCAAGAAGCACGGAGGGGATACCAAGCAAGGCGGTGAAGAAATCGCCCCCCCTACTCTTCCTCCTCCGGTTCCTGTTGCGTATGGTGATAGAGCTGATAACGATGACGTGGAGGAAGGGGAAATTCTCGAGGAGGAAGGTTTTGGTGGTGTCGATATCAAGGCCAATGAATTACGCGAGGAAATAACTGATTCTCAAAATCTG caGGGATTTGACAAGAAAGACAATGGTTTCGTGAGTAATCAACTAGTTGTTGATAAGTTTGACAATGATGTCAGCTTTCAAAGAGATTCTAAGGCTGAGCTTCAAGATGAGTTAGTTTCTAAAATTGACTCAGAGGATCTTATCAAAGGTAGTTTGGGTCACAAAAACCATACAGATGACAAGAAGAGGCATGGGGAATCTAGATACCCTTCAAAAGGAAGTAAGCGAAAGAATAACCGGGATACTGACCTAACTGAGGGTGATGATAGCAAATTAAGGGATTGGAAGAGGTCACCATCATCTGAAAGCAACGAGGACAAGCATAAGAGGGCACGTTCACCATCACATGATAAGTATCATGATGAGATTCATTCTAGAAGTAGATCAGTGTCACGAGATATAGTTAGGGAGAGATCTCGTTCCCGTAGTGTAATTGAAGATGAGGCTCTTTTGAGAAGAAAAAGACACCATGACAGGATTGAGAATGATTCTTATGATGAAAGAATGTCTAGATACAGCAGGAATTTGCTGCGCAACATTGGAGATTCAGTGAGAAATGTGGATAGGGAATGGAGTGTTAGTTACGGCAAGTCTTTTGATGGAGAAGAATGGCATCACAATAAGGATGCACAGGACAGAGAGAGGAGctgggagagggagagggaacgGAGAAGAGAGAAGGAACAAGAGAGAAGCAGGGAGAGAGAGGTTGACAGGGATAGGAGAAGGGAGATGGAAAATGAGAGGAGCAAGGAAAGCGATTGGAGAAGGGAGAAGGAACAGGATAGGGAGCTAGATGGGGAAAGGAGGAGGGAGAAAGGACAGGAGAGGAGTAGGGACAGGGTGGAGGAGATAGATAGAAAAAAACGGATGGAAACAGATATgaccaaacacaaaaatatgcAAAGGGCTAGCAACAGAGATAGAGATACggagagagaaagggagaaTGGTAGAGATAGGTACAGAGAAAGGGATAGAGCTAGGGACCATGACAGTGGAAAAGAACGGGAAAGGGAGAGGCGAAATGACAGGGATAAGGAGAAATCTAGGGTTATTAAGAGCAATTCAGACAAATTTTATAATTCCAACAGTAATTTGTTAGGACAGGGAAGAGACAATCTAAACAG AGATGAAgatgaccaagatgattttGAAGAAAGGATTGCACTGAAATTAGCTGAACAGGAAGAGGATAATCTTGATAGAATAAAGGAGGAGAGTAGAAAGCGAAGGGACGCcattcttgaaaaatatagaaatcaGCAGTTGCAGCAGCTGAAAGAGTCTGGATCAGAAGATGCAGACAAAA ACAAGGAGCCTATAGAAGGTTCTGGCCAATCAGCAGCAGCTGACAATGTTGCTCCAGAAACTCTTGATGGTAGGACTGATGGTGCTGATGTTTATGTTATTGAGACATCATTTTCTGTGGGGAAATCACCTGTACAAAATGGAATACAAGCTTCCAAGAGGACTTCAGGAACTGCTGGGCTTGGAGAGGGTTCGCCAAAG AGTGAGAGATCAGATGAAAAATTATGTGATGATATTTTTGGAGAGACTCCTGTTGGAGTTTGTAAATCG GGTAAAGGAGATGAAAAATATTGTGATGATATTTTTGGAGAGACTCCTGTTGGAGTTCGTAAAACA GGTAAAGGAGAGGGTTTGCCAATCGTGAGGAGTGGTCTTCATGACAATTGGGATGATCCTGTAGGATATTATT GCCACCGATTCGGAGAAGTACTTGATGGTCGATATGAGATTGTTGCTGCTCATGGAAAAGGTGTCTTTTCTACAGTAGTTCGCGCAAAGGATCTGAATGCTGGCATTGATGAACCTGAAGAAGTGGCTATTAAAATTATACGCAACAATGAAACAAT GCGTAAGGCTGGTGATACAGAGGTTtcaatattgaagaaattagctGGTCAAGATCCAGAGAACAAGCGTCACTGTGTTcgttttctttcaagtttcaagtaTAGAAACcatctttgtttagtttttgaatCTCTTCATATGAACCTTCGTGAGGTCCTAAAAAAGTTTGGTCGAGATATTGGCCTTAAACTAACTGCTGTCAGAGCATATGCAAAACAGCTTTTTATTGCTCTGAAGCATCTAAGGAATTGTGGTGTTCTTCACAGTGATATAAAGCCTGATAATATGCTT GTAAATGAGGCAAAAAATGTGCTGAAGCTTTGTGATTTTGGTAATGCGATGTTTTCTGGTAAAAATGAAATTACACCGTACCTTGTAAGCCGATTTTATCGTGCTCCTGAAATAA TTCTTGGTTTGTCGTATGATCATCCGATGGATATGTGGTCTGTTGGTTGCTGCTTGTATGAACTTTATTCTGGAAAAGTTCTTTTTCCAGGCTCTACAAACAATGACATGCTACGACTTCACATGGAATTGAAGGGCCCTTTCCCAAAGAAGATGCTTAAGAAG GGTGCATTTGTTGACCAGCATTTTGATAATGATTTGAATTTTCATGCTACAGAGGAAGATCCTGTTACTAAAAAG ATTATGAAAAAGATTATTGCGAATATAAAGGCAAAGGATGTTGGGTCTATTATTTCTGGCTCTCCTGGTGAGGATCCAAAGATGCTAGCAAACTTTAAAGATCTTCTAGAAAAAATCTTTGTGTTGGATCCTGAGAAGAGGATGACAGTTTATCAAGCACTAGCTCACCCATTCATCACGG TTTTTCGCATGGCTGAAGTCAAAACTGGTGATATGTGGTCAGCAGTACTCTTTACAGGCGGTTCATTCAGTGGAATGTACTGGTTCTATTGTAAGACAACTTGCCAAAGgcgttttttctcctcttgtaATCATTTTTAA
- the LOC118039942 gene encoding uncharacterized protein isoform X4 — MALYSFQGFDKKDNGFVSNQLVVDKFDNDVSFQRDSKAELQDELVSKIDSEDLIKGSLGHKNHTDDKKRHGESRYPSKGSKRKNNRDTDLTEGDDSKLRDWKRSPSSESNEDKHKRARSPSHDKYHDEIHSRSRSVSRDIVRERSRSRSVIEDEALLRRKRHHDRIENDSYDERMSRYSRNLLRNIGDSVRNVDREWSVSYGKSFDGEEWHHNKDAQDRERSWERERERRREKEQERSREREVDRDRRREMENERSKESDWRREKEQDRELDGERRREKGQERSRDRVEEIDRKKRMETDMTKHKNMQRASNRDRDTERERENGRDRYRERDRARDHDSGKERERERRNDRDKEKSRVIKSNSDKFYNSNSNLLGQGRDNLNRDEDDQDDFEERIALKLAEQEEDNLDRIKEESRKRRDAILEKYRNQQLQQLKESGSEDADKNKEPIEGSGQSAAADNVAPETLDGRTDGADVYVIETSFSVGKSPVQNGIQASKRTSGTAGLGEGSPKSERSDEKLCDDIFGETPVGVCKSGKGDEKYCDDIFGETPVGVRKTGKGEGLPIVRSGLHDNWDDPVGYYCHRFGEVLDGRYEIVAAHGKGVFSTVVRAKDLNAGIDEPEEVAIKIIRNNETMRKAGDTEVSILKKLAGQDPENKRHCVRFLSSFKYRNHLCLVFESLHMNLREVLKKFGRDIGLKLTAVRAYAKQLFIALKHLRNCGVLHSDIKPDNMLVNEAKNVLKLCDFGNAMFSGKNEITPYLVSRFYRAPEIILGLSYDHPMDMWSVGCCLYELYSGKVLFPGSTNNDMLRLHMELKGPFPKKMLKKGAFVDQHFDNDLNFHATEEDPVTKKIMKKIIANIKAKDVGSIISGSPGEDPKMLANFKDLLEKIFVLDPEKRMTVYQALAHPFITVFRMAEVKTGDMWSAVLFTGGSFSGMYWFYCKTTCQRRFFSSCNHF, encoded by the exons ATGGCTTTATATTCATTC caGGGATTTGACAAGAAAGACAATGGTTTCGTGAGTAATCAACTAGTTGTTGATAAGTTTGACAATGATGTCAGCTTTCAAAGAGATTCTAAGGCTGAGCTTCAAGATGAGTTAGTTTCTAAAATTGACTCAGAGGATCTTATCAAAGGTAGTTTGGGTCACAAAAACCATACAGATGACAAGAAGAGGCATGGGGAATCTAGATACCCTTCAAAAGGAAGTAAGCGAAAGAATAACCGGGATACTGACCTAACTGAGGGTGATGATAGCAAATTAAGGGATTGGAAGAGGTCACCATCATCTGAAAGCAACGAGGACAAGCATAAGAGGGCACGTTCACCATCACATGATAAGTATCATGATGAGATTCATTCTAGAAGTAGATCAGTGTCACGAGATATAGTTAGGGAGAGATCTCGTTCCCGTAGTGTAATTGAAGATGAGGCTCTTTTGAGAAGAAAAAGACACCATGACAGGATTGAGAATGATTCTTATGATGAAAGAATGTCTAGATACAGCAGGAATTTGCTGCGCAACATTGGAGATTCAGTGAGAAATGTGGATAGGGAATGGAGTGTTAGTTACGGCAAGTCTTTTGATGGAGAAGAATGGCATCACAATAAGGATGCACAGGACAGAGAGAGGAGctgggagagggagagggaacgGAGAAGAGAGAAGGAACAAGAGAGAAGCAGGGAGAGAGAGGTTGACAGGGATAGGAGAAGGGAGATGGAAAATGAGAGGAGCAAGGAAAGCGATTGGAGAAGGGAGAAGGAACAGGATAGGGAGCTAGATGGGGAAAGGAGGAGGGAGAAAGGACAGGAGAGGAGTAGGGACAGGGTGGAGGAGATAGATAGAAAAAAACGGATGGAAACAGATATgaccaaacacaaaaatatgcAAAGGGCTAGCAACAGAGATAGAGATACggagagagaaagggagaaTGGTAGAGATAGGTACAGAGAAAGGGATAGAGCTAGGGACCATGACAGTGGAAAAGAACGGGAAAGGGAGAGGCGAAATGACAGGGATAAGGAGAAATCTAGGGTTATTAAGAGCAATTCAGACAAATTTTATAATTCCAACAGTAATTTGTTAGGACAGGGAAGAGACAATCTAAACAG AGATGAAgatgaccaagatgattttGAAGAAAGGATTGCACTGAAATTAGCTGAACAGGAAGAGGATAATCTTGATAGAATAAAGGAGGAGAGTAGAAAGCGAAGGGACGCcattcttgaaaaatatagaaatcaGCAGTTGCAGCAGCTGAAAGAGTCTGGATCAGAAGATGCAGACAAAA ACAAGGAGCCTATAGAAGGTTCTGGCCAATCAGCAGCAGCTGACAATGTTGCTCCAGAAACTCTTGATGGTAGGACTGATGGTGCTGATGTTTATGTTATTGAGACATCATTTTCTGTGGGGAAATCACCTGTACAAAATGGAATACAAGCTTCCAAGAGGACTTCAGGAACTGCTGGGCTTGGAGAGGGTTCGCCAAAG AGTGAGAGATCAGATGAAAAATTATGTGATGATATTTTTGGAGAGACTCCTGTTGGAGTTTGTAAATCG GGTAAAGGAGATGAAAAATATTGTGATGATATTTTTGGAGAGACTCCTGTTGGAGTTCGTAAAACA GGTAAAGGAGAGGGTTTGCCAATCGTGAGGAGTGGTCTTCATGACAATTGGGATGATCCTGTAGGATATTATT GCCACCGATTCGGAGAAGTACTTGATGGTCGATATGAGATTGTTGCTGCTCATGGAAAAGGTGTCTTTTCTACAGTAGTTCGCGCAAAGGATCTGAATGCTGGCATTGATGAACCTGAAGAAGTGGCTATTAAAATTATACGCAACAATGAAACAAT GCGTAAGGCTGGTGATACAGAGGTTtcaatattgaagaaattagctGGTCAAGATCCAGAGAACAAGCGTCACTGTGTTcgttttctttcaagtttcaagtaTAGAAACcatctttgtttagtttttgaatCTCTTCATATGAACCTTCGTGAGGTCCTAAAAAAGTTTGGTCGAGATATTGGCCTTAAACTAACTGCTGTCAGAGCATATGCAAAACAGCTTTTTATTGCTCTGAAGCATCTAAGGAATTGTGGTGTTCTTCACAGTGATATAAAGCCTGATAATATGCTT GTAAATGAGGCAAAAAATGTGCTGAAGCTTTGTGATTTTGGTAATGCGATGTTTTCTGGTAAAAATGAAATTACACCGTACCTTGTAAGCCGATTTTATCGTGCTCCTGAAATAA TTCTTGGTTTGTCGTATGATCATCCGATGGATATGTGGTCTGTTGGTTGCTGCTTGTATGAACTTTATTCTGGAAAAGTTCTTTTTCCAGGCTCTACAAACAATGACATGCTACGACTTCACATGGAATTGAAGGGCCCTTTCCCAAAGAAGATGCTTAAGAAG GGTGCATTTGTTGACCAGCATTTTGATAATGATTTGAATTTTCATGCTACAGAGGAAGATCCTGTTACTAAAAAG ATTATGAAAAAGATTATTGCGAATATAAAGGCAAAGGATGTTGGGTCTATTATTTCTGGCTCTCCTGGTGAGGATCCAAAGATGCTAGCAAACTTTAAAGATCTTCTAGAAAAAATCTTTGTGTTGGATCCTGAGAAGAGGATGACAGTTTATCAAGCACTAGCTCACCCATTCATCACGG TTTTTCGCATGGCTGAAGTCAAAACTGGTGATATGTGGTCAGCAGTACTCTTTACAGGCGGTTCATTCAGTGGAATGTACTGGTTCTATTGTAAGACAACTTGCCAAAGgcgttttttctcctcttgtaATCATTTTTAA
- the LOC118039942 gene encoding uncharacterized protein isoform X2, with amino-acid sequence MASDSDASRRKHRGSSSDEEVEKSSKRQKHRHHHHRHHRHRSKKHGGDTKQGGEEIAPPTLPPPVPVAYGDRADNDDVEEGEILEEEGFGGVDIKANELREEITDSQNLGFDKKDNGFVSNQLVVDKFDNDVSFQRDSKAELQDELVSKIDSEDLIKGSLGHKNHTDDKKRHGESRYPSKGSKRKNNRDTDLTEGDDSKLRDWKRSPSSESNEDKHKRARSPSHDKYHDEIHSRSRSVSRDIVRERSRSRSVIEDEALLRRKRHHDRIENDSYDERMSRYSRNLLRNIGDSVRNVDREWSVSYGKSFDGEEWHHNKDAQDRERSWERERERRREKEQERSREREVDRDRRREMENERSKESDWRREKEQDRELDGERRREKGQERSRDRVEEIDRKKRMETDMTKHKNMQRASNRDRDTERERENGRDRYRERDRARDHDSGKERERERRNDRDKEKSRVIKSNSDKFYNSNSNLLGQGRDNLNRDEDDQDDFEERIALKLAEQEEDNLDRIKEESRKRRDAILEKYRNQQLQQLKESGSEDADKNKEPIEGSGQSAAADNVAPETLDGRTDGADVYVIETSFSVGKSPVQNGIQASKRTSGTAGLGEGSPKSERSDEKLCDDIFGETPVGVCKSGKGDEKYCDDIFGETPVGVRKTGKGEGLPIVRSGLHDNWDDPVGYYCHRFGEVLDGRYEIVAAHGKGVFSTVVRAKDLNAGIDEPEEVAIKIIRNNETMRKAGDTEVSILKKLAGQDPENKRHCVRFLSSFKYRNHLCLVFESLHMNLREVLKKFGRDIGLKLTAVRAYAKQLFIALKHLRNCGVLHSDIKPDNMLVNEAKNVLKLCDFGNAMFSGKNEITPYLVSRFYRAPEIILGLSYDHPMDMWSVGCCLYELYSGKVLFPGSTNNDMLRLHMELKGPFPKKMLKKGAFVDQHFDNDLNFHATEEDPVTKKIMKKIIANIKAKDVGSIISGSPGEDPKMLANFKDLLEKIFVLDPEKRMTVYQALAHPFITVFRMAEVKTGDMWSAVLFTGGSFSGMYWFYCKTTCQRRFFSSCNHF; translated from the exons ATGGCGAGCGATTCCGATGCCTCACGTCGCAAGCACCGAGGATCTTCCTCCGATGAAGAGGTGGAGAAGTCCTCGAAGCGCCAGAAACATCGTCACCATCACCACCGACATCACCGCCATCGTAGCAAGAAGCACGGAGGGGATACCAAGCAAGGCGGTGAAGAAATCGCCCCCCCTACTCTTCCTCCTCCGGTTCCTGTTGCGTATGGTGATAGAGCTGATAACGATGACGTGGAGGAAGGGGAAATTCTCGAGGAGGAAGGTTTTGGTGGTGTCGATATCAAGGCCAATGAATTACGCGAGGAAATAACTGATTCTCAAAATCTG GGATTTGACAAGAAAGACAATGGTTTCGTGAGTAATCAACTAGTTGTTGATAAGTTTGACAATGATGTCAGCTTTCAAAGAGATTCTAAGGCTGAGCTTCAAGATGAGTTAGTTTCTAAAATTGACTCAGAGGATCTTATCAAAGGTAGTTTGGGTCACAAAAACCATACAGATGACAAGAAGAGGCATGGGGAATCTAGATACCCTTCAAAAGGAAGTAAGCGAAAGAATAACCGGGATACTGACCTAACTGAGGGTGATGATAGCAAATTAAGGGATTGGAAGAGGTCACCATCATCTGAAAGCAACGAGGACAAGCATAAGAGGGCACGTTCACCATCACATGATAAGTATCATGATGAGATTCATTCTAGAAGTAGATCAGTGTCACGAGATATAGTTAGGGAGAGATCTCGTTCCCGTAGTGTAATTGAAGATGAGGCTCTTTTGAGAAGAAAAAGACACCATGACAGGATTGAGAATGATTCTTATGATGAAAGAATGTCTAGATACAGCAGGAATTTGCTGCGCAACATTGGAGATTCAGTGAGAAATGTGGATAGGGAATGGAGTGTTAGTTACGGCAAGTCTTTTGATGGAGAAGAATGGCATCACAATAAGGATGCACAGGACAGAGAGAGGAGctgggagagggagagggaacgGAGAAGAGAGAAGGAACAAGAGAGAAGCAGGGAGAGAGAGGTTGACAGGGATAGGAGAAGGGAGATGGAAAATGAGAGGAGCAAGGAAAGCGATTGGAGAAGGGAGAAGGAACAGGATAGGGAGCTAGATGGGGAAAGGAGGAGGGAGAAAGGACAGGAGAGGAGTAGGGACAGGGTGGAGGAGATAGATAGAAAAAAACGGATGGAAACAGATATgaccaaacacaaaaatatgcAAAGGGCTAGCAACAGAGATAGAGATACggagagagaaagggagaaTGGTAGAGATAGGTACAGAGAAAGGGATAGAGCTAGGGACCATGACAGTGGAAAAGAACGGGAAAGGGAGAGGCGAAATGACAGGGATAAGGAGAAATCTAGGGTTATTAAGAGCAATTCAGACAAATTTTATAATTCCAACAGTAATTTGTTAGGACAGGGAAGAGACAATCTAAACAG AGATGAAgatgaccaagatgattttGAAGAAAGGATTGCACTGAAATTAGCTGAACAGGAAGAGGATAATCTTGATAGAATAAAGGAGGAGAGTAGAAAGCGAAGGGACGCcattcttgaaaaatatagaaatcaGCAGTTGCAGCAGCTGAAAGAGTCTGGATCAGAAGATGCAGACAAAA ACAAGGAGCCTATAGAAGGTTCTGGCCAATCAGCAGCAGCTGACAATGTTGCTCCAGAAACTCTTGATGGTAGGACTGATGGTGCTGATGTTTATGTTATTGAGACATCATTTTCTGTGGGGAAATCACCTGTACAAAATGGAATACAAGCTTCCAAGAGGACTTCAGGAACTGCTGGGCTTGGAGAGGGTTCGCCAAAG AGTGAGAGATCAGATGAAAAATTATGTGATGATATTTTTGGAGAGACTCCTGTTGGAGTTTGTAAATCG GGTAAAGGAGATGAAAAATATTGTGATGATATTTTTGGAGAGACTCCTGTTGGAGTTCGTAAAACA GGTAAAGGAGAGGGTTTGCCAATCGTGAGGAGTGGTCTTCATGACAATTGGGATGATCCTGTAGGATATTATT GCCACCGATTCGGAGAAGTACTTGATGGTCGATATGAGATTGTTGCTGCTCATGGAAAAGGTGTCTTTTCTACAGTAGTTCGCGCAAAGGATCTGAATGCTGGCATTGATGAACCTGAAGAAGTGGCTATTAAAATTATACGCAACAATGAAACAAT GCGTAAGGCTGGTGATACAGAGGTTtcaatattgaagaaattagctGGTCAAGATCCAGAGAACAAGCGTCACTGTGTTcgttttctttcaagtttcaagtaTAGAAACcatctttgtttagtttttgaatCTCTTCATATGAACCTTCGTGAGGTCCTAAAAAAGTTTGGTCGAGATATTGGCCTTAAACTAACTGCTGTCAGAGCATATGCAAAACAGCTTTTTATTGCTCTGAAGCATCTAAGGAATTGTGGTGTTCTTCACAGTGATATAAAGCCTGATAATATGCTT GTAAATGAGGCAAAAAATGTGCTGAAGCTTTGTGATTTTGGTAATGCGATGTTTTCTGGTAAAAATGAAATTACACCGTACCTTGTAAGCCGATTTTATCGTGCTCCTGAAATAA TTCTTGGTTTGTCGTATGATCATCCGATGGATATGTGGTCTGTTGGTTGCTGCTTGTATGAACTTTATTCTGGAAAAGTTCTTTTTCCAGGCTCTACAAACAATGACATGCTACGACTTCACATGGAATTGAAGGGCCCTTTCCCAAAGAAGATGCTTAAGAAG GGTGCATTTGTTGACCAGCATTTTGATAATGATTTGAATTTTCATGCTACAGAGGAAGATCCTGTTACTAAAAAG ATTATGAAAAAGATTATTGCGAATATAAAGGCAAAGGATGTTGGGTCTATTATTTCTGGCTCTCCTGGTGAGGATCCAAAGATGCTAGCAAACTTTAAAGATCTTCTAGAAAAAATCTTTGTGTTGGATCCTGAGAAGAGGATGACAGTTTATCAAGCACTAGCTCACCCATTCATCACGG TTTTTCGCATGGCTGAAGTCAAAACTGGTGATATGTGGTCAGCAGTACTCTTTACAGGCGGTTCATTCAGTGGAATGTACTGGTTCTATTGTAAGACAACTTGCCAAAGgcgttttttctcctcttgtaATCATTTTTAA